In Fusarium oxysporum f. sp. lycopersici 4287 chromosome 4, whole genome shotgun sequence, a genomic segment contains:
- a CDS encoding RuvB-like helicase 2: MAAPVMTVSESKDLRGLNLIAAHSHIRGLGVDATTLEPRAASQGLVGQEKARKAAAVILQMIKDGKIAGRAVLIAGPPSTGKTAIAMGMAQSLGPDVPFTTLASSEIFSLEMSKTEALTQAFRKSIGVRIKEESEIMEGEVVEIQIDRSVTGSAKQGKLTIKTTDMEAVYDMGSKMIDAMTKERVMAGDIISIDKSSGKITKLGRSYARSRDYDAMGVDTKFLQCPDGELQKRKEVVHTVTLHEIDVINSRTQGFLALFSGDTGEIRSEIRDQINTKVGEWKEEGKAEIVPGVLFIDEVHMLDIECFSYINRALEDDLAPVVIMASNRGNSRIRGTDYRSPHGLPLDFLDRVVIINTHAYNPEEIKQILSIRAQEEEIDVHPDALALLTKIGQEAGLRYASNLISTSQLVSAKRKAKQVEVGDVQRSFQLFYDPARSVKFVAESEKRLIGNTGAVDFAVGGAASNGDEKMDLS, encoded by the exons ATGGCTGCT CCTGTGATGACCGTGTCAGAGTCCAAAGACCTTCGAGGTCTGAACCTGATCGCAGCACACTCCCACATTCGAGGCCTTGGTGTGGATGCAACAACCCTTGagcctcgagctgcttctcaaggtcTCGTTGGACAGGAGAAGGCGCGaaaggctgctgctgtcatCTTGCAGATGATCAAGGATGGAAAGATTGCTGGTCGTGCTGTTCTCATTGCTGGACCCCCTAG CACAGGAAAAACTGCCATCGCCATGGGTATGGCTCAGTCCCTAGGCCCCGACGTTCCTTTCACAACACTTGCCTCATCAGAAATCTTTTCGCTCGAAATGTCAAAGACCGAAGCCCTTACCCAAGCCTTCCGGAAGTCCATCGGTGTCCGAATAAAGGAGGAGAGCGAAATCATGGAGggagaagttgttgagaTCCAGATCGACCGCAGTGTTACTGGTAGCGCAAAGCAGGGAAAGCTAACCATTAAGACCACCGACATGGAGGCAGTCTACGATATGGGTAGCAAGATGATCGATGCCATGACCAAGGAACGCGTTATGGCAGGCGATATTATCTCGATAGACAAGTCTTCTGGAAAGATCACCAAACTCGGCCGATCCTATGCCCGATCTCGCGACTATGATGCCATGGGTGTCGATACCAAATTCCTCCAGTGCCCGGATGGAGAGCTCCAAAAGCGCAAGGAGGTTGTTCACACCGTCACATTACACGAGATTGATGTAATCAACTCAAGAACCCAGGGCTTCCTTGCTCTCTTCTCCGGCGATACTGGCGAAATCCGCAGCGAGATCCGAGATCAGATTAACACAAAGGTCGGCGAGTGGAAGGAGGAGGGCAAGGCCGAGATTGTTCCTGGTGTCTTGTTCATTGATGAAGTGCATATGCTCGATATCGAGTGCTTTTCATACATCAACCGAGCTCTTGAGGACGACCTTGCTCCTGTGGTCATTATGGCCAGCAACCGAGGCAACTCCCGCATCCGCGGTACTGACTACCGCAGTCCTCATGGACTGcctctcgacttcttggacCGAGTCGTTATCATCAACACACACGCATATAACCCTGAGGAGATCAAGCAGATTCTGTCCATCcgagcccaagaagaagagatcgatGTGCATCCCGACGCTCTCGCCCTTCTCACAAAGATCGGCCAGGAGGCAGGTCTCCGATACGCCAGTAACCTCATCAGCACTTCGCAACTTGTTTCTGCCAAGAGAAAAGCTAAGCAAGTCGAAGTTGGTGATGTGCAACGCAGCTTCCAGCTCTTCTATGATCCCGCCCGCAGCGTCAAGTTCGTGGCTGAGTCAGAGAAGCGCCTGATCGGCAACACAGGTGCAGTCGACTTCGCAGTAGGCGGAGCGGCCAGCAACGGCGATGAGAAAATGGatcttagttaa
- a CDS encoding hypothetical protein (At least one base has a quality score < 10), with amino-acid sequence MEAAAKTVQQLTQRILPEKPHHLSYSPDWRYRIPASESRQKVPEEWDNTRLQYSTLVSEADRGVLFTRSYYDMRVEPPKPVPRDVGILAKGGEKKKLSLSDYKNKKTSGVTSDASTPEPPSAKKRELERASAEPRSVPEIRKPDSQRQKEQHPDTKSQKSRELPVVDMRLPPKPPASLPPRPVSPDSRKRASNVDDDHRSQKRHRPDMPRPHDERSRPGRDEPPRRKDRDSLAPSDIPPRDKPTSSSSLPNGRNILKSTSTSARNPSPAGRARGDSVNGVRPGASGSTKGTPSKIDNASRSSVPPLLSPLHLSWDSQNSTDKGDRRRVREDAADAAKATKPKKLDHPQH; translated from the exons ATGGAAGCCGCGGCGAAGACGGTTCAGCAGCTCACACAGCGCATCCTGCCCGAGAAACCACATCATCTCTCTTACTCCCCCGACTGGCGATATCGCATCCCCGCCAGCGAATCACGACAGAAGGTTCCTGAGGAATGGGATAATACTCGCTTGCAATATTCGACTCTTGTATCGGAAGCCGATCGCGGTGTGCTTTTTACTAGATCCTACTACGACATGCGTGTCGAGCCTCCTAAGCCCGTCCCTCGCGACGTGGGCATTCTCGCAAAAGgcggcgagaagaagaagctgtcacTCAGTGAttacaagaacaagaagacgTCTGGTGTGACCTCGGATGCCTCCACCCCAGAACCACCCAGCGCCAAAAAGCGCGAGCTTGAGCGCGCATCTGCAGAGCCAAGATCTGTACCCGAGATCAGGAAGCCCGATTCACAGCGACAAAAGGAACAGCACCCCGATACCAAATCACAAAAGTCCAGAGAACTTCCAGTTGTTGACATGAG GCTACCCCCTAAACCACCCGCATCCCTTCCACCTCGTCCCGTATCACCAGACAGCAGGAAACGTGCATCGAACGTCGACGATGACCACAGATCGCAAAAACGACACAGGCCGGACATGCCTCGCCCCCACGATGAGCGGTCGCGACCAGGCCGCGATGAGCCCCCTCGCAGAAAGGATAGAGATTCTTTGGCGCCATCCGATATTCCACCAAGGGACAAGCCTACCAGCTCTTCGTCGCTTCCCAATGGACGCAATATCTTAAAAAGTACCAGCACTTCCGCCCGCAATCCTTCTCCAGCTGGGCGCGCTCGTGGCGATTCTGTCAATGGCGTTCGACCTGGCGCATCGGGGAGCACAAAGGGAACACCAAGCAAGATAGATAATGCCTCGCGATCGTCCGTGCCCCCGCTACTATCACCTCTTCACTTAAGCTGGGATAGCCAAAATTCAACGGACAAAGGTGACAGGAGACGGGTACGTGAGGATGCTGCAGATGCCGCCAAAGCAACGAAACCGAAGAAGCTGGACCACCCCCAGCATTGA